A stretch of the Coprobacillus cateniformis genome encodes the following:
- a CDS encoding IS110 family transposase, whose translation MKLVGIDIGKNKHFFCVMDKDTGELFVKPVSFPNNKEGFDFLVNKLKPYSKKSILIGMEDTGHYHFALLKYLLDKHFTVALINPKTTDFTRKLQGGITKNDRLDTLTICDVLDTPERKKQYRITKVNSFDLYEQKQLTRHHHNLKEELNVYGNRLQKCIDIVFPEFNSLFKSKYGTVYMNLLKTFGSAEAIADTDIRTIRKCFDINGRGNRISLTPEQLKECAKSSIGISSIAEVIQIKHLVNQIELISEQITETDKKIEEFSVKNNSPILSIPGISHFSSTSILAELGDISNYKKPSQIIKFAGVAPMHYESSQFTAQHTAITKKGSKYLRKTLYQIILPVIHHNPVFRQYYDLKISQGKGHRCAQGHCVRKLLRIIYHLLSTDQKFDPELLR comes from the coding sequence ATGAAATTAGTTGGTATTGATATTGGTAAGAATAAACACTTCTTTTGTGTTATGGATAAAGATACTGGTGAACTTTTTGTTAAGCCTGTTTCTTTTCCTAATAATAAAGAAGGTTTTGATTTCCTTGTCAATAAACTGAAACCTTATTCTAAAAAATCAATTTTGATTGGTATGGAAGATACTGGACATTATCATTTTGCTTTATTAAAGTATCTATTGGACAAACATTTTACTGTCGCCTTAATCAATCCTAAAACCACTGATTTTACACGTAAATTGCAAGGTGGCATTACCAAAAATGATAGGCTTGATACTTTAACGATCTGTGATGTCCTTGATACCCCTGAACGCAAGAAGCAGTATCGCATCACTAAAGTGAATAGCTTTGATCTCTATGAACAAAAGCAATTGACCAGACATCATCATAATTTAAAAGAAGAATTAAATGTCTATGGCAATCGTCTTCAAAAATGTATTGATATCGTTTTTCCTGAATTCAATAGCTTATTTAAATCTAAATATGGCACTGTCTATATGAATCTTCTTAAAACATTTGGCAGTGCTGAAGCTATCGCTGATACTGATATCAGAACTATTCGCAAATGCTTTGATATCAACGGCAGAGGAAATCGCATCTCTTTAACACCTGAACAGTTAAAAGAATGTGCTAAATCTTCTATTGGTATTTCTTCTATAGCTGAAGTTATTCAAATCAAGCATTTGGTCAATCAAATAGAACTCATCAGTGAACAAATTACTGAGACAGATAAAAAAATAGAAGAGTTCTCCGTGAAAAACAACTCTCCTATCCTATCCATACCAGGAATTTCTCATTTCTCTAGTACTTCTATTTTAGCCGAATTAGGAGATATAAGCAACTATAAAAAGCCTTCTCAAATTATAAAATTTGCAGGAGTCGCTCCAATGCATTATGAATCCAGTCAATTTACTGCACAACATACCGCTATCACTAAGAAAGGATCTAAATATCTAAGGAAGACCCTATATCAGATTATATTGCCTGTAATTCATCATAATCCTGTATTTAGACAATATTATGATTTAAAGATTTCTCAAGGCAAGGGTCATCGCTGTGCTCAAGGTCATTGTGTAAGAAAACTGCTTAGA
- a CDS encoding IS110 family transposase — MNYIGIDVGKFNHCCAVMNSEGEVLVEPFFFANNSDGFDALLHIIKPFQSSRHMSGLESTGHYGDNLLRFLLANDFQVGIINPISTDAKRKQKIRKTKNDKKDSLTICAVLQSRDYTHMTKNKLSLREGKQLTRYHHDLTASLNQAKNKLQKCIDIVFPEYNSIFATKYSKAYMAVLKECGSAKVIRETHLKHLKKIVSDASHGKINSDYPTRLKESAKTSIGEDNAVMTLEIKQLIASIELLMDQLDIVDRKIEELARTLNSPIFTIPGIGWITGMSILCELGPIDNFSSHTKVIAYTGLDCAVYQSGQYNADKTAITKRGSPHIRLSLYQAALPLCRFNATFNEYYNRKRSEGKSHRCAQGHVVRKLLRVIFKLLTENMSFDSALCK; from the coding sequence ATGAATTACATAGGTATTGATGTTGGTAAGTTCAATCATTGCTGTGCTGTTATGAACTCTGAAGGTGAAGTTCTTGTAGAACCATTCTTCTTTGCTAATAACAGCGATGGTTTTGATGCTCTCTTACATATCATCAAACCCTTCCAATCCTCTCGTCATATGAGCGGATTAGAATCTACTGGTCACTATGGTGATAATCTACTGCGTTTTCTGCTTGCTAACGACTTTCAAGTAGGTATCATTAATCCTATTTCTACGGATGCCAAGCGTAAACAGAAGATTCGTAAAACCAAGAATGACAAGAAAGATTCTTTAACGATATGCGCTGTTCTCCAATCCAGAGATTATACACATATGACTAAAAATAAGTTGTCCTTGCGTGAGGGTAAACAGTTGACTCGCTATCATCATGATCTCACTGCCTCTTTGAATCAAGCCAAAAACAAACTTCAAAAATGCATTGATATTGTATTTCCTGAATATAACTCTATCTTTGCAACGAAATATTCAAAAGCCTATATGGCCGTTTTAAAGGAATGTGGCTCTGCGAAAGTCATCAGAGAAACTCATCTAAAACATCTCAAGAAAATCGTCTCAGACGCCTCACACGGCAAGATCAATTCGGATTATCCTACACGTCTGAAAGAATCAGCTAAAACTTCCATCGGTGAGGATAACGCGGTCATGACTCTTGAAATCAAACAACTCATCGCCAGTATTGAACTGCTTATGGATCAACTTGATATTGTGGATAGAAAAATAGAAGAATTAGCACGCACGCTGAACTCTCCTATTTTTACGATTCCCGGCATCGGTTGGATTACCGGAATGTCGATCTTATGTGAATTAGGGCCTATTGATAACTTCAGCTCTCACACAAAAGTTATCGCTTACACCGGTTTAGATTGCGCAGTTTATCAATCAGGACAATACAATGCAGATAAGACTGCGATCACCAAGCGTGGTTCTCCTCACATAAGACTCTCACTTTACCAAGCAGCACTTCCTCTTTGTAGATTCAATGCTACTTTCAATGAGTATTATAACCGAAAACGCTCAGAAGGTAAATCCCATCGTTGCGCTCAAGGCCATGTTGTTCGTAAATTACTAAGAGTCATTTTTAAGTTGCTTACTGAAAACATGAGCTTTGATTCTGCTTTGTGTAAATAA
- a CDS encoding metal-dependent transcriptional regulator, giving the protein MSKEPSDFHTFTGYRLTSSQELTPAMEDYLEMIYRLYHQQVKIRIGDLSRHLNVQPSSTTKIVQRLKQFGYVDFEKYGDITLTDKGMNEGRYLLYRHEILHRFLCVLNHSNDELEQVEKIEHFMDKKTILQIEKLTHFLEKHHDYD; this is encoded by the coding sequence ATGAGCAAAGAACCTAGTGATTTTCATACTTTTACAGGCTATCGACTGACATCTAGCCAGGAGTTGACTCCTGCTATGGAAGATTATTTAGAAATGATTTATAGACTTTATCATCAACAAGTTAAGATTAGAATCGGTGATCTTTCTCGTCACTTGAATGTTCAGCCATCTTCTACAACGAAAATTGTTCAAAGATTAAAACAGTTTGGTTATGTTGATTTTGAGAAATATGGAGATATTACTTTAACTGATAAAGGGATGAATGAAGGACGATATTTGTTATATCGTCATGAAATACTTCATCGTTTTTTATGCGTTTTAAACCATTCTAATGACGAATTAGAACAAGTTGAAAAAATAGAACATTTTATGGATAAGAAAACAATTTTACAAATAGAAAAATTAACTCATTTTCTTGAAAAACATCATGATTATGATTGA
- a CDS encoding FeoA family protein, whose protein sequence is MNLNELPIGAKAKVTTLTATDSMRRRLLDIGLINGTVVECLGRSPQGDPSAYFIRGAVIAIRSEDCEDIVIENMMEADKVEGRYPIKRTQKC, encoded by the coding sequence ATGAATTTAAATGAATTGCCTATAGGCGCAAAAGCAAAGGTCACAACGCTTACTGCAACTGACAGTATGCGTCGTCGCCTTCTTGATATTGGTCTCATTAATGGAACTGTTGTTGAATGTTTAGGACGTAGCCCTCAAGGTGATCCGTCAGCTTATTTTATACGTGGAGCAGTGATTGCTATTAGAAGTGAAGATTGTGAAGATATTGTGATTGAAAATATGATGGAGGCTGATAAGGTTGAAGGAAGATATCCAATCAAAAGAACTCAAAAATGTTGA
- the feoB gene encoding ferrous iron transport protein B, with protein sequence MKEDIQSKELKNVELEIIKQSPDAKVIALAGNPNVGKSTVFNNLTGMNQHTGNWPGKTVSNAQGFCSTAEHDYVMVDIPGTYSLMAHSAEEEVARNFICFGHPDLTVVVCDATCLERNLNLVLQTIEISPNVIVCVNLMDEAIRKNIHINLPLLSQKLGVPVISTVARQKKSLDRFLKCLDDTIDTKEHHEHISITYPRLLEKAIAMIQPILEEKLQGQLNSRWLSLKLLEQDPSLLVEIDHHLGTDFLKQEELISAINIAQEHLQKHNIDTATIKDQIVSSLVHIAENICQDVVTYEDASYNQKDRKIDHILTSRWTGYPIMLALLAIIFWLTMTGANYPSQILSDILFYIQDRLTDLFMYFHAPAWLHGVLVLGIYRVLAWVVSVMLPPMAIFFPLFTLLEDVGYLPRIAYNLDKPFKCCCACGKQALTMCMGFGCNAAGVIGCRIIDSPRERLLAIITNNFVPCNGRFPTLIAIITMFFVGSAGIFSSVLSALFLTGLILLGIIMTFVVTKCLSKTLLKGVPSSFTLELPPYRKPQIGKIIIRSLFDRTLFVLGRAICVAIPAGLIIWLMANITIGDMSLLNHCAQFLDPFAKLLGLDGVILIAFILGLPANEIVVPIIIMAYLAQGTILDMSNLVELKALLVQNGWTWITAISTMLFSLMHWPCSTTLMTIKKETGSWKWSIVSFLVPTLIGLLVCFLFAQTAYFFI encoded by the coding sequence TTGAAGGAAGATATCCAATCAAAAGAACTCAAAAATGTTGAATTAGAGATTATCAAACAATCTCCTGATGCAAAAGTTATTGCTTTAGCAGGAAATCCGAATGTTGGAAAGAGTACTGTTTTTAATAACTTAACAGGTATGAATCAGCATACTGGTAACTGGCCTGGTAAAACTGTCAGCAATGCACAAGGTTTTTGTTCTACTGCAGAACATGATTATGTGATGGTTGATATTCCTGGCACATATTCTCTTATGGCACACTCTGCTGAAGAGGAAGTTGCACGTAATTTTATTTGTTTTGGACATCCCGACTTGACTGTTGTCGTCTGTGATGCAACTTGTTTAGAAAGAAATCTTAATCTTGTTTTACAGACAATTGAAATTTCTCCAAATGTGATTGTTTGTGTCAATCTAATGGATGAAGCTATTCGTAAAAATATCCATATTAATTTACCATTACTTTCCCAAAAACTTGGTGTTCCTGTTATCAGTACTGTTGCACGTCAGAAAAAATCTTTGGATCGTTTCTTGAAATGTCTTGATGATACTATTGATACAAAAGAGCATCATGAACACATTTCAATCACATATCCTCGTCTTTTAGAAAAAGCTATCGCAATGATTCAGCCTATTTTAGAAGAAAAATTACAAGGTCAACTCAATAGTCGCTGGTTAAGTCTTAAACTCCTAGAACAAGATCCATCTTTATTAGTTGAAATAGATCATCATTTAGGAACTGATTTCTTAAAACAAGAAGAACTTATTTCAGCTATAAATATTGCTCAAGAACACTTACAAAAACATAATATTGATACAGCAACAATTAAAGACCAAATTGTCTCATCACTTGTCCATATAGCAGAAAATATATGCCAAGATGTTGTCACATATGAAGATGCCTCTTACAATCAAAAGGATCGCAAAATTGACCATATTCTGACAAGCCGTTGGACTGGCTATCCAATCATGTTAGCTCTCTTAGCTATTATATTCTGGTTAACCATGACTGGTGCCAATTATCCTTCACAAATTTTATCAGATATTCTCTTTTATATCCAAGATAGATTAACAGATTTATTTATGTATTTTCATGCTCCTGCATGGTTACATGGCGTTTTGGTTCTAGGTATTTATCGAGTTTTAGCATGGGTTGTCTCTGTTATGTTACCTCCAATGGCTATTTTCTTCCCTCTCTTTACATTACTAGAAGATGTTGGATATCTTCCCCGTATCGCCTATAATCTTGATAAACCTTTCAAATGTTGCTGTGCTTGTGGAAAACAAGCATTAACAATGTGTATGGGATTTGGATGTAATGCTGCTGGAGTCATTGGCTGTCGTATTATTGACTCTCCGCGTGAACGATTGCTTGCGATTATTACAAATAACTTTGTTCCTTGTAACGGTCGTTTCCCTACGTTGATTGCGATTATTACCATGTTCTTTGTAGGTAGTGCTGGCATCTTTTCATCAGTTTTATCGGCCCTCTTTTTGACTGGTCTCATTTTACTTGGCATCATTATGACATTTGTGGTTACAAAGTGTTTATCTAAAACTTTATTAAAAGGTGTTCCTTCTTCCTTTACTTTAGAATTACCACCTTATCGTAAACCACAGATTGGAAAAATTATTATTCGTTCACTTTTTGATCGGACATTATTTGTTTTAGGAAGAGCTATATGTGTTGCCATACCTGCTGGACTCATTATCTGGTTGATGGCTAACATTACAATTGGTGACATGAGTTTACTCAATCACTGTGCACAATTTCTAGACCCTTTTGCAAAATTATTAGGTTTGGACGGTGTTATCTTAATTGCGTTTATTCTTGGTTTACCTGCCAATGAAATTGTTGTTCCTATTATTATCATGGCCTATCTTGCTCAAGGAACAATTCTTGATATGAGCAATCTTGTTGAACTCAAAGCTTTGCTTGTGCAGAATGGCTGGACATGGATAACTGCAATTAGTACCATGTTATTTTCATTAATGCACTGGCCTTGCTCAACAACCTTAATGACAATCAAAAAAGAAACTGGTAGCTGGAAATGGTCTATCGTCTCTTTCCTTGTGCCAACTCTCATTGGTTTACTTGTCTGTTTTCTTTTTGCACAAACTGCATATTTCTTTATATAA